A genome region from Methanobrevibacter sp. includes the following:
- a CDS encoding ATP-binding protein, which yields MKYKIFISSVRKEFEQDRKFIKQEIENDYVLNRFFDVFLYGDLSALGSAPEEVYSKEAINSDIYIGLIGSDYGTILESGISPTELEYDLYNKTHNDALIYIKDVEFQDERTKDFIKKIGVHSYTRFNDRYDLIKQIKESLADFIDKNLRNYRAFDYEILTDSSCDDVDMEALELFFNVLEYEPIEKIRDEKGLKKVLSTIRAGEYENGEFRLNTAGALFFAKDISKFNISHQVKMVRFFDDEGINTFEKAEYNLSFLKLLKEAKLFFNKTLVNISQIKGFERETVQDYPFEAIREGLVNALAHRDYTITTAPITFYIYNDRIEIKSPGRLVYPLTISGLEKDGPIHRNEAICNIFSKTKYMEHVGNGIKRMKDAMRAHGLEEPEFAETGEFFKVTFRANDAHNGLNDRQKEFLRFSDESEITIKEYMLMFGVVRNTATKDLNELADKRMLEKIKNGKQIIYKKIVD from the coding sequence ATGAAATATAAAATTTTCATAAGCAGTGTTAGAAAAGAATTTGAACAAGATAGAAAATTCATCAAACAGGAGATTGAAAACGATTATGTCCTGAATAGATTTTTCGATGTTTTTTTATATGGAGATCTGTCTGCATTAGGTTCAGCTCCCGAAGAAGTATACTCTAAAGAAGCGATTAATTCTGATATCTACATAGGTTTAATTGGATCTGATTATGGAACCATTTTAGAATCAGGCATCTCCCCAACTGAATTGGAATATGACTTGTATAACAAAACACATAACGATGCATTAATATATATCAAGGATGTTGAATTCCAGGATGAGAGAACCAAGGATTTCATAAAAAAGATAGGTGTCCATAGTTATACCAGATTCAATGATCGCTATGATTTGATTAAACAGATTAAAGAAAGCTTGGCAGATTTCATTGATAAAAACCTGAGAAACTATAGGGCTTTTGATTATGAAATCCTAACTGATTCCTCCTGTGATGATGTGGATATGGAAGCACTGGAATTGTTTTTCAATGTTTTGGAGTACGAACCGATTGAAAAAATCAGGGATGAAAAAGGATTGAAAAAGGTATTGTCCACAATACGTGCAGGAGAATATGAAAATGGGGAATTCAGGCTAAATACTGCAGGGGCATTATTTTTCGCTAAAGACATTTCAAAGTTCAACATATCACATCAGGTGAAAATGGTCAGATTCTTTGATGATGAAGGAATAAACACTTTCGAAAAGGCAGAATATAACCTATCTTTTTTAAAGCTATTGAAAGAAGCAAAATTATTCTTTAACAAAACATTAGTTAATATTTCTCAAATCAAAGGATTTGAAAGAGAAACTGTTCAGGATTATCCCTTTGAGGCAATACGTGAAGGGCTTGTAAATGCTCTGGCTCATAGGGACTATACCATAACTACTGCCCCCATAACATTTTATATCTACAATGACAGGATTGAAATAAAAAGTCCAGGACGTTTGGTCTATCCGCTGACAATTTCCGGACTTGAAAAAGATGGTCCAATACACAGAAATGAAGCAATATGCAACATATTTTCAAAAACAAAATACATGGAGCATGTTGGAAATGGAATCAAAAGAATGAAGGATGCCATGAGGGCACACGGTTTGGAAGAACCTGAGTTTGCCGAAACAGGGGAATTCTTTAAAGTAACTTTCAGAGCAAATGATGCGCATAATGGATTAAATGATAGGCAAAAAGAGTTTTTGAGATTTAGTGATGAATCTGAAATCACAATAAAAGAATATATGCTAATGTTTGGTGTTGTGAGAAATACTGCAACTAAAGATTTGAATGAATTGGCAGATAAAAGAATGCTGGAAAAAATTAAGAATGGAAAACAGATTATTTATAAAAAAATTGTTGATTAA
- a CDS encoding STM4504/CBY_0614 family protein → MISNLYSDRNKARNVDEVIIFDELPRKLRVQFKFIMDKVLKDTRFGYNDIHKMLCEKYGELSLSSRHRLGVKDNETLTEVLTKEDYNLELIFDLMELIIRYKANEMYEDEYYEDYINKYVNEIQELINLRFKESSVGYEMVNYQIIRKDSEVTFTEIIEPTITLTYNELFENVNIDFVNAIKEYQTGDNKDCIVKLLRAFESTLKIICDEKGWTYNETDRCSKLINICFDNDLVPQEMKSEFTSLNSLLQSGILPVRNNFAGHGEGGEERVVEDYLARFAINVTGSCILFVIEASGL, encoded by the coding sequence TTGATATCTAATTTATATTCTGATAGAAACAAAGCAAGGAATGTTGATGAAGTAATAATATTTGATGAACTCCCTAGAAAATTAAGGGTTCAGTTTAAATTTATAATGGATAAAGTTTTAAAAGATACTAGATTTGGATATAATGATATTCATAAAATGTTATGTGAGAAATATGGTGAACTTAGTTTAAGTTCAAGGCATAGATTGGGAGTTAAAGATAATGAAACTTTGACTGAAGTGTTAACTAAAGAAGATTATAATTTAGAGTTAATATTTGATTTAATGGAATTGATAATAAGATATAAAGCTAATGAAATGTATGAAGATGAATATTATGAAGATTATATTAATAAATATGTTAATGAAATTCAAGAGTTAATTAATCTACGTTTTAAAGAATCATCAGTGGGATATGAAATGGTTAATTACCAAATAATTAGAAAAGATTCGGAAGTAACATTTACTGAAATAATCGAACCAACAATTACTTTAACTTACAATGAATTGTTTGAAAATGTAAATATTGACTTTGTTAATGCAATTAAAGAATATCAAACTGGGGATAACAAAGATTGTATAGTTAAATTATTAAGGGCTTTTGAAAGTACTTTAAAAATTATTTGCGATGAAAAAGGATGGACATATAATGAAACAGATAGATGTAGTAAACTAATTAATATTTGTTTTGATAATGATTTAGTTCCTCAAGAAATGAAATCCGAATTTACTAGTTTAAATAGCTTATTACAAAGTGGAATTCTTCCTGTAAGAAATAATTTTGCGGGGCATGGTGAAGGTGGTGAAGAAAGAGTAGTTGAAGATTATTTAGCACGATTTGCAATAAATGTCACTGGGTCATGCATATTATTTGTAATTGAAGCAAGTGGTTTGTAA
- a CDS encoding glycosyltransferase: protein MYKISIIIPVYNTEKVLKKTIQSIINQSMDFKDIELIMINDGSTDKSGFIMDEFSSKYNNIKSIHLDKNCGSPGKPRNIGIKNAQAEYIMFLDSDDTYDKYSCESLYNTITEENVDIVGGMMSLKQENGDYQVSISSWVPIIDNTKDNYDTRKKRVEKKLLSNELYKLKYNSIDDNPKLITDYGFTTKIFKKSFLNKNNITFPENLNGGEDAVFLFNSMINAKGIVFINKIVYYYDTRRDDKNNHSLTHNTSLKTIESRPKSYKLMYDISKKHDKKEMFIKELLYSKLMYWFNTHLFHATNLTNNEILNILKSNNILFKECIDYNTNLTEFFKNLFKDIKNNNFELAIRKINEKRTQFSKFLISAIVPIENNKFYVFDILDYFFNINLNFEDIEIIFVDNGLEEDTKRIVSNLEIKYDNIKSIFSNENSNFNNLMNLAILNSTTNYLIFLNENFLNLNYVDLLYETIKKSKLDIVSLKNTNLEKTNLVANNALFNNPSESNVYIFKKELILKNNIRFETNQNSFILNCFKITNKHKTIICNSKLINQKNAYDFTNTSNNFKSVNNILDNIITIDFDEIDEFKFPIDIPFELHVNYKNIIYCLIIRFSSKNKNLICFGPGAHARNSKNSKGELVKPPYFDRWSWYKYFDESFIAYADPIFLYDPKITLGWFVGDEHQWYLETLYLIIKKLSKQQKILNENILFYGSSGGGFVSIGLGTLMKGSKVLINNSQFFIMNYDKYHIENLMRLLKQSFNENSTEIIVDMIKYRLNVVELFKKEKYIPKITYYLNLESNTDFNNQYLPLVNELSKLDFYKNQLNVKFYKENKDNPHEPLETKKTLKIIKLFCKQNLFNEILNNKIIDINHAENSKNKELIIEKNKFECNKEYILILENKLTNFYKQLSNSQKNEQNLKNQLNTTLQNEQNLKNQLNT, encoded by the coding sequence ATGTATAAAATTTCAATAATAATTCCAGTTTATAATACTGAAAAAGTATTAAAGAAAACTATTCAATCAATTATTAATCAAAGTATGGATTTTAAAGATATTGAACTTATAATGATAAATGATGGATCTACAGATAAAAGCGGTTTCATTATGGACGAGTTTTCTTCAAAATATAATAATATTAAATCAATACATTTAGATAAAAATTGTGGTTCCCCTGGAAAGCCAAGAAATATTGGAATAAAAAATGCGCAAGCAGAATATATTATGTTTTTAGACTCAGATGACACATATGATAAATATTCTTGTGAATCATTATACAATACCATCACAGAAGAAAATGTAGATATTGTTGGGGGCATGATGTCCCTTAAACAGGAGAATGGGGACTATCAAGTCTCTATTTCATCATGGGTACCCATTATAGACAACACTAAAGATAATTATGATACTAGAAAAAAAAGAGTGGAAAAAAAATTGTTATCAAATGAGTTATACAAACTTAAATATAACTCAATTGATGATAACCCAAAGTTGATAACTGATTATGGTTTTACAACAAAAATCTTTAAAAAATCATTTCTAAATAAAAATAATATCACTTTCCCCGAAAATCTTAATGGTGGAGAAGATGCAGTTTTTTTATTTAATAGTATGATTAATGCAAAAGGAATAGTTTTTATCAATAAAATTGTGTATTATTACGATACTCGAAGAGATGATAAAAATAATCATTCTTTAACTCATAATACTTCATTAAAAACAATTGAAAGCAGGCCAAAATCATATAAATTAATGTATGATATTTCTAAAAAACATGATAAAAAAGAAATGTTTATAAAAGAATTATTATACTCCAAATTGATGTATTGGTTTAACACTCATTTATTTCATGCCACTAATTTAACTAATAATGAAATATTAAATATTTTAAAATCTAATAATATACTGTTTAAAGAGTGTATTGATTATAATACAAATCTTACGGAATTTTTTAAAAATTTATTTAAAGATATAAAAAATAATAACTTCGAATTAGCTATAAGAAAAATTAATGAAAAACGAACACAATTTTCAAAATTTTTAATTAGCGCAATTGTTCCTATTGAAAATAATAAATTTTATGTTTTTGATATTCTAGACTATTTTTTCAATATTAATTTAAATTTTGAAGATATTGAAATAATTTTTGTTGATAATGGATTAGAAGAGGACACCAAAAGAATCGTGAGCAATCTTGAAATTAAATATGATAATATTAAATCGATATTCTCAAATGAAAATAGCAATTTTAACAACTTAATGAATTTAGCAATACTTAATTCAACTACAAACTACTTAATTTTTTTAAATGAAAATTTTTTAAATTTAAATTATGTAGATTTATTATATGAAACAATTAAAAAATCTAAATTAGATATTGTTTCATTAAAGAATACTAACCTTGAAAAAACCAACCTAGTTGCCAATAACGCTCTATTTAATAATCCTTCAGAATCTAATGTATATATATTTAAAAAAGAATTAATTTTAAAAAATAATATTCGATTTGAAACAAATCAAAATTCATTTATATTAAACTGTTTTAAGATAACTAATAAACATAAAACTATTATCTGTAACTCTAAACTCATTAATCAAAAGAATGCATACGATTTTACAAATACCTCAAACAATTTTAAAAGTGTAAATAATATTTTAGACAATATCATCACTATTGATTTTGATGAAATTGATGAATTTAAGTTTCCAATAGATATTCCATTTGAATTACATGTTAATTATAAAAATATAATTTATTGCTTAATAATTAGATTTTCATCTAAGAATAAAAATTTGATTTGCTTTGGACCGGGTGCTCATGCAAGAAATTCTAAAAATTCAAAAGGGGAACTTGTAAAACCCCCATATTTTGATAGGTGGTCGTGGTATAAATATTTTGATGAATCTTTCATTGCTTATGCAGATCCAATATTTCTTTACGACCCAAAAATAACGTTGGGATGGTTTGTCGGAGATGAACATCAATGGTATTTAGAAACATTATATTTAATTATTAAAAAATTATCAAAACAACAAAAAATATTAAATGAAAACATCCTATTTTATGGTTCTTCAGGAGGGGGATTCGTATCAATAGGATTAGGGACATTAATGAAAGGTTCAAAAGTACTGATTAATAATTCTCAATTTTTTATCATGAATTATGATAAATACCATATTGAAAATTTAATGAGATTATTAAAGCAAAGTTTCAATGAAAATTCAACCGAAATAATAGTGGATATGATTAAATATCGGTTAAATGTTGTTGAACTATTTAAAAAAGAAAAATATATTCCAAAAATTACATATTATTTAAATCTTGAAAGTAACACTGATTTTAACAATCAATATTTACCATTAGTTAACGAACTTTCAAAATTAGATTTTTATAAAAATCAATTAAATGTTAAATTTTATAAAGAAAATAAAGATAATCCCCACGAACCCTTAGAAACAAAAAAAACATTAAAGATTATTAAGCTATTTTGCAAACAAAATTTATTTAATGAAATTTTAAATAATAAAATTATTGACATAAATCATGCTGAAAATTCAAAAAATAAAGAGTTAATAATTGAAAAAAATAAATTTGAATGCAATAAAGAATACATTTTAATTTTAGAAAATAAATTAACCAACTTTTACAAACAATTATCAAATAGTCAAAAAAACGAACAAAACCTCAAAAACCAACTAAACACAACCCTCCAAAACGAACAAAACCTCAAAAACCAACTAAACACA
- a CDS encoding glycosyltransferase family 2 protein: MSNIQVSIIIPVYNPGKLLITCLDSVKKQTLTNIEILCIDDGSTDNSYQILNNYSQKDKRFKIFSQKNLGAGSARNKGIEKAKGEYIIFLDSDDWIESDMCEKLYNLAKKLDVDLVLFDTIRHLADNNSKTLIHFQKDEFKENYENYIFNYTFIKDKIMNGFYGVIWSKFYRAKFIKDNHIQFPNHKMYNDVEFHVKTLLLAHKIAYFPKIFYHYVRIGQSSLQTSYSGSPHAIVFYEVILDIKKFLDETKFMNEFRIDFLRFAFIEFKIKLEEIDKNYKEEYFQKIKSFFEKMCITPNDFKQIKLMYFIFYIHMINSENYNEFIQRRKNFKTGLLL, translated from the coding sequence ATGAGCAATATTCAAGTTTCGATAATAATTCCAGTATATAACCCCGGGAAGTTGCTTATAACGTGTTTAGATTCTGTTAAAAAGCAAACTTTGACCAATATCGAGATATTATGTATTGATGACGGTTCAACGGATAATTCCTATCAAATTTTGAATAACTATTCTCAAAAAGATAAACGATTTAAAATTTTTTCACAAAAAAATTTAGGCGCAGGTTCTGCTAGAAATAAAGGGATTGAAAAAGCAAAAGGTGAATATATAATATTTTTAGATTCAGATGATTGGATCGAATCTGACATGTGTGAAAAATTATATAACTTAGCAAAAAAGCTAGATGTGGACTTGGTTCTTTTTGATACAATTAGGCATCTTGCGGATAACAATTCCAAAACTTTAATTCATTTTCAAAAAGATGAATTTAAAGAAAATTATGAAAATTATATTTTTAACTACACATTTATTAAAGATAAAATAATGAATGGTTTCTATGGAGTTATATGGTCAAAATTTTACCGTGCAAAATTCATTAAAGATAACCACATACAATTTCCAAACCACAAAATGTACAATGATGTTGAATTTCATGTAAAAACATTATTATTAGCTCACAAAATTGCATATTTTCCAAAAATTTTTTATCATTATGTTCGAATAGGCCAATCATCATTACAAACATCATATTCTGGAAGCCCTCATGCAATAGTTTTTTATGAAGTTATTTTAGATATTAAAAAATTTTTAGATGAAACAAAATTTATGAACGAATTTCGCATTGATTTTTTAAGATTTGCATTCATCGAATTTAAAATTAAATTAGAGGAAATTGATAAAAACTATAAAGAAGAATATTTTCAAAAAATTAAAAGTTTTTTTGAAAAAATGTGTATTACTCCAAATGATTTTAAACAAATAAAACTGATGTATTTCATATTTTACATTCATATGATAAATTCTGAAAATTATAATGAATTTATTCAACGACGAAAAAATTTTAAAACAGGATTACTACTCTAA